The Streptomyces achromogenes DNA segment CACTCTGAGCTGTTCGACCGCGCAGCCCAGGTCGGCGAGGCGCAGCCGGGGCGCCACGGAGCGGAGTTCGCGGTGGCGGACCATCGTCAGGTGATGTTCCTCGAGCGCCAGGGAGTCGCCGCCCTGGGCCGTGAGCAGGTCGGCGGCGGCCACCGCCGGATCCCCTCCGGCGTGGGGCAGGCTGTGGACCCGCAGGGACTCGTCCGGCCGGCCCTCGCCCGGGCGGTCCTCGGGCGGTCCGGAGCAGACGAGGAGATCCTCGCTCCGGCCGAGCAGCAGGACGGCGCCCCGCGGGGCGGCGCCCGCGAGATACCTCACGTTGGCCGGGCAGGAGACGAGCGCAGCCGTGCTTCCGGCCGCGTTGCAGCGCTCGCGCAGGCGGGTTCGGCGGGACGCGTAGACCTCTGACATGAGTCGAGCCTAGGAGCGCCGGCCGGATCACGCCGGTTGGAGAGGCGTTCGGGGGAAGGGGCGCCCCTCAGCGGCCCTCGGCCCGGTCCGCTACCACTGCGGGGGGCTGGCGATCGCCCGCGCCAGGACGTCGTCCAGGACCCTCGCCGTGGTGGGGACGTCCAGCTGGGAGTTGTCGATGATCGGGAGGCCGGAGCCGTACCAGCCGGCCATGCGGCCGTGGATCCGGGCCACCTCCTCGTCGGAGAGGCGGCGGTTGCCGGAGCGCTCGGCGTTGCGCTCCAGGACGACCTCCAGTCCGGGCAGCAGGACGACGGGCAGCAGGCCGGGGCCCACATGCCGTTTCCACCCTCCGAGGCCGACGGCCGGGCGGTCGGGGAAGATCGCGTCGTCCAGGATGCACGAGATGCCGTTGGCCAGGAAGTTGCGCGCGGCGAAGCCGCAGGTGCGGCGGGCAAGGCGGTACTGGGCCTCGGAGTGGTCGTTCCACCCGGACTGCGGGTCGGCGAAGCCCGAGCGCACCCATTCACGCACGTCGTCGAGGCTGACGTGCGCGGTCGGCGCCCGGCGGTGATCGGCCCAGAACTTCGCGACGCTGGTCTTGCCGGCGCCGGCCGGGCCGATCAGCAGCACCGCGAGGGTGGTCGCCGCCGGGTCGGGGACGATCGGGGCGGGCGGCGCGCTGGGCATGGGGACCGGGCCGCCCGGGGGCAGCGGCACATGCCCGGTGACGTCGGGTCCCGGCGGGGCGGGGGCGTGCTGCGGGGCCGGGGCGTGCTGCGGGGCCGGCGGGTGCGGCACGGGCGGCACCGGCGGCTGGGGAGCCGGCGGGACCGGGCCCGAGGGGACCCCGGCGTGACCCGGCTGCGGTGCGGGGGCGCTGCCCGGCTGGTGCGGGCCCGGGTGATGTGCGGCCGGCGGCCAGCCGGCGGCCGGACCGTGCCCCGGCTGGTGGGGCGGCGGCAGCGGAGAACCCACTGCGTGCTGCATCCGGTGCCACTCCGTCTCGTACAGGCGATGGGCGCTGGTCTTGGGGGCGCGGACCCCCCTGTTCTCACGACAGCCTAAAGGGCGTGGGAGGTGCCCTCGTCCGAACGGTATCGCCCCCGGCTGTCGTTCGGTGAACGGCCGGGGGCAGTCCGAAGTGCCCGGTGTGGACGGCGAATCGGGCGGAAGCGGATCCGGGCGGACCTGCCCGGCCGCCCGGCGGTCCTACTCGCCCACCTCGCCGTACGCGGCGAGCAGGACGGCCGGGTCGGGACCCTCGAGGACGGTGGGCCTGGCCAGTCCGTCCAGGACGATGAACCGCAGCAGGTCGCCGCGGGACTTCTTGTCGACCTTCATGGTCTCCAGCAGCTTGGGCCACTGGTCGTGGCGGTAGTGCAGCGGCAGACCCACCGACTCCAGCACGGTGCGGTGGCGGTCGGCCGTCGCGTCGTCCAGCCGGCCGGCGAGGCGGCCCAGTTCCGCGGCGAAGTGCATGCCGACGGAGACCGCCGCGCCGTGCCGCCACTTGTAGCGCTCGTTCTTCTCGATGGCGTGCGCGAGGGTGTGGCCGTAGTTCAGGATCTCCCGCAGGCCCGACTCCTTCAGGTCCGAAGACACCACGTCCGCCTTGACCCTGATGGAGCGTTCGATGAGCTCCGCGGTGTGCGGGCCCGCCGGAGTGCGCGCCGCCTCGGGGTCGGACTCGATCAGCTCGAGGATCACCGGGTCGGCGATGAATCCGGCCTTGATGATCTCGGCGAGCCCGGAGACGTAGTCGTTGACCGGGAGGGAGTCCAGCGCCGCCAGGTCGCACAGCACCCCGGCCGGCGGGTGGAAGGAGCCGACGAGGTTCTTGCCCTCGGCGGTGTTGATGCCGGTCTTGCCGCCGACGGCCGCGTCGACCATGGCGAGCACGGTCGTCGGGACGGCGATCCAGCGCACCCCGCGCAGCCAGGTCGCTGCGACGAACCCGGCGAGGTCGGTGGTCGAACCGCCGCCGACGCCCACCACGACGTCCGAGCGGGTGAAGCCGGACTGGCCGAGCGCCTTCCAGCAGTAGGCGGCGACCTCGGCGGTCTTGGCCTCCTCCGCGTTCGGCACCTGGATGGCGACGGCCTCGTACCCCTGCCCGGCGAGATCGGCGCGGAGCGCGTCGCCTGTCTCGGCCAGCGCCTCGGGGTGGATCACCGCGACCCTCTTGACCCGGTCGCCGATCAGCCCGGCGAGCTCACCCAGCAGGGCGCGGCCGATCAGGACCTCGTACGGATCGGTGCCCGCGCTGCCGCCGACCTGGATCCGGGTCACTGACTCGCTGCTCATGCTTCCTTCAACTCCAAAGCGTCCAGGGCGATCTGTCCGACCTCTTCGGGCGTACGGCCGTCCGTCGCGACCACCACCGTGGCCACGCTCTCGTAGAGGGGACGGCGGGCGTCCATCAGCTCGCGCCACTGCTTGCGCGGGTTGACGGCGAGCAGCGGGCGGGCCACGCCCAGACCGGTGCGCCTGACCGCTTCCTCGACGTCCATGGCCAGGTAGACCACGCGCCGCCCGGCCAGCAGGCCGCGGGTGTCGGCGTCCAGGATCGCGCCGCCGCCGAGCGCCAGGACGCCGTCGTGCTCGCCGAGCGCGCGCCGCACGGCCCGCTTCTCGATCGCGCGGAACGCCTCCTCGCCGTCGTCGACGAAGATCTCCGCGATGCTGCGGTCCTGCTCGGCGACGATGTCGTCGTCGGTGTCCCGGTAGCCGACATCGAGCCGTTCGGCGAGCAGCTGCCCGACGGTGGACTTGCCGACGCCCATGGGACCGACCAGGACGACCAGCGGCCCGCTCATCGGATGTGCAGGTTGTCGAGGTACGACCGCACGTTGCGGCGGGTCTCGGGGACGCTGTCGCCGCCGAACTTCTCCGCCACCGCGTCCGCCAGCACCAGCGCGACCATCGCCTCGGCGACGATCCCGGCGGCCGGGACCGCGCACACGTCGGAGCGCTGGTGGTGCGCCTGCGTCGCCTCGCCCGTGGCGACGTCCACCGTCTGCAGGGCCCGCGGCACGGTCGCGATCGGCTTCATCGCCGCGCGCACGCGCAGCAGCTCGCCGGTGGTCAGGCCGCCCTCGGTGCCGCCGGAACGGCCGGAGGCGCGCCTGATCCCCTCGCCGGTGGCGAGGATCTCGTCGTGCGCCTTCGAGCCGGGCACGCGCGCGAGGTCGAAGCCGTCACCGACCTCGACGCCCTTGATCGCCTGAATGCCCATCAGCGCGGCGGCCAGGCGGGCGTCCAGCCGGCGGTCCCAGTGCACGTGCGAACCGAGGCCGACCGGGACGTCGTACGCCAGCACCTCGACGACGCCGCCGAGGGTGTCGCCGTCCTTGTGGGCCTGGTCGATCTCCGCGACCATCGCCTTCGAGGCGTCCGCGTCGAGGCAGCGCACCGGGTCCGCGTCCAGCTTCTCGACGTCGGCGGGGGTCGGGTACACGCCGTAGGGCGCCTTCGCGGCGGCCAGCTCGACGACGTGGCTGACGATCTCGATTCCGGCCGTCTCCTTGAGGTACGACCGGGCCACCGCGCCGAGCGCGACCCGGGCGGCCGTCTCCCGCGCGGAGGCGCGCTCCAGGATCGGCCGGGCCTCGTCGAAGCCGTACTTCTGCATCCCGGCGAGGTCGGCGTGGCCGGGGCGCGGCCGGGTGAGCGGGGCGTTGCGGGCGAGGCCGGCCAGCACCTCCGGGTCGACCGGGTCGGCGGCCATCACCTGCTCCCACTTCGGCCACTCCGTGTTGCCCACCATGACGGCCACCGGGGAGCCCATGGTCAGGCCGTGCCGGACACCGCCGAGGAAGGTGACCTCGTCGCGCTCGAACTTCATCCGCGCACCGCGCCCATAGCCGAGCCGCCGCCGCGCGAGGTGGTCGGCGACCATCTCCGTGGTGATCGGCACGCCGGCGGGAAGGCCCTCCAGCGTCGCGACAAGTGCGGGACCGTGGGACTCCCCCGCGGTCAGCCAACGCAGCCTGCTCAACGATGCTCCTCAGTGCTCGCGCCCTGGTACTGCTCTGCGCACGCGCGTCCGTCGCGTACGTCGTCGGCGTGACCGGGTGCGCGGCCCTGGCCCGCCGTCTTCGATCCTCCCACGTCCGGGGGGCGAACCCGGCCGTCGGTCCACCAACCGGACGGACGGCGGCACGGCGGCCGGGCGCGCTCCGGGCAGGACGCCGGGCTGCGTCGGCACGCGGCCTGCCGCTGGGGCGTCACCGGCACGGACCCGCGTGGGCCGGCCGAGCCGGTCAGGGCGAGCGCCGCCGGGCGCTCAGCGCGTGTTCACCGGCCGTGCGCATGGCCTCGACGGGCGCCGGGACCCGGCCGGTCATCTGCTCCACCTGGAGCACGGCCTGGTGCACGAGCAGGTCGAGGCCGCTGACGACGGCACCGCCGAACATGGACCAGCGGGCGGCCAGCTCGGTCGGCCACGGGTCGTAGAGCACGTCGAAGAGGGTGGCCGGGCGTTCGGGCACCGAGGCCGCCAGGGCGTCGGTGGCCCCGGCCGGAGTGGTCGCGACGACCAGCGGGAAGCGCAGGGCGTCGGCGGCGTCCGCCCAGTCGGCGATCCGGACCTCGACGTCGAGCCGCTCACCCCACTGCCGCATCTCGGCGGCGCGGGCCTCGCTGCGGACGTAGGCGACGATCTCGCCGGTGCAGACCCGGGTCAGGGCGGCCAGGGCGGAGGACGCGGTGGCGCCCGCGCCGAGGATCGCGGCCGAGTCGGCCTGCTCGACGCCGCGCTCGCGCAGCGCGGCGACCA contains these protein-coding regions:
- a CDS encoding Pro-rich N-terminal domain-containing protein; protein product: MQHAVGSPLPPPHQPGHGPAAGWPPAAHHPGPHQPGSAPAPQPGHAGVPSGPVPPAPQPPVPPVPHPPAPQHAPAPQHAPAPPGPDVTGHVPLPPGGPVPMPSAPPAPIVPDPAATTLAVLLIGPAGAGKTSVAKFWADHRRAPTAHVSLDDVREWVRSGFADPQSGWNDHSEAQYRLARRTCGFAARNFLANGISCILDDAIFPDRPAVGLGGWKRHVGPGLLPVVLLPGLEVVLERNAERSGNRRLSDEEVARIHGRMAGWYGSGLPIIDNSQLDVPTTARVLDDVLARAIASPPQW
- the aroB gene encoding 3-dehydroquinate synthase, encoding MSSESVTRIQVGGSAGTDPYEVLIGRALLGELAGLIGDRVKRVAVIHPEALAETGDALRADLAGQGYEAVAIQVPNAEEAKTAEVAAYCWKALGQSGFTRSDVVVGVGGGSTTDLAGFVAATWLRGVRWIAVPTTVLAMVDAAVGGKTGINTAEGKNLVGSFHPPAGVLCDLAALDSLPVNDYVSGLAEIIKAGFIADPVILELIESDPEAARTPAGPHTAELIERSIRVKADVVSSDLKESGLREILNYGHTLAHAIEKNERYKWRHGAAVSVGMHFAAELGRLAGRLDDATADRHRTVLESVGLPLHYRHDQWPKLLETMKVDKKSRGDLLRFIVLDGLARPTVLEGPDPAVLLAAYGEVGE
- a CDS encoding shikimate kinase, giving the protein MSGPLVVLVGPMGVGKSTVGQLLAERLDVGYRDTDDDIVAEQDRSIAEIFVDDGEEAFRAIEKRAVRRALGEHDGVLALGGGAILDADTRGLLAGRRVVYLAMDVEEAVRRTGLGVARPLLAVNPRKQWRELMDARRPLYESVATVVVATDGRTPEEVGQIALDALELKEA
- the aroC gene encoding chorismate synthase translates to MSRLRWLTAGESHGPALVATLEGLPAGVPITTEMVADHLARRRLGYGRGARMKFERDEVTFLGGVRHGLTMGSPVAVMVGNTEWPKWEQVMAADPVDPEVLAGLARNAPLTRPRPGHADLAGMQKYGFDEARPILERASARETAARVALGAVARSYLKETAGIEIVSHVVELAAAKAPYGVYPTPADVEKLDADPVRCLDADASKAMVAEIDQAHKDGDTLGGVVEVLAYDVPVGLGSHVHWDRRLDARLAAALMGIQAIKGVEVGDGFDLARVPGSKAHDEILATGEGIRRASGRSGGTEGGLTTGELLRVRAAMKPIATVPRALQTVDVATGEATQAHHQRSDVCAVPAAGIVAEAMVALVLADAVAEKFGGDSVPETRRNVRSYLDNLHIR
- a CDS encoding shikimate dehydrogenase; this translates as MRERATDARRAAVLGSPIAHSLSPALHRAAYEALELTGWTYDRFDVDEEALPAFVDALGAEWAGLSLTMPLKRAVIPLLDEITETAASVEAVNTLVLTEDGRRVGDNTDIPGMVAALRERGVEQADSAAILGAGATASSALAALTRVCTGEIVAYVRSEARAAEMRQWGERLDVEVRIADWADAADALRFPLVVATTPAGATDALAASVPERPATLFDVLYDPWPTELAARWSMFGGAVVSGLDLLVHQAVLQVEQMTGRVPAPVEAMRTAGEHALSARRRSP